One window from the genome of Garra rufa chromosome 1, GarRuf1.0, whole genome shotgun sequence encodes:
- the LOC141338700 gene encoding transcription factor Sox-9-B-like yields MNLFDSYLKMSDEQDKSLSDAPSPSMSEDSAGSPCPSGSGSDSENTRPEQHLRDFKKNEEGDKFPVCIRDAVSQVLKGYDWTLVPMPVRVNGSSKSKPHVKRPMNAFMVWAQAARRKLADQYPHLHNAELSKTLGKLWRLLNEGEKRPFVEEAERLRVQHKKDHPDYKYQPRRRKSVKNGQAEGEDGEQTHISPNAIFKALQQADSPASSMGEVHSPGDHSGQSQGPPTPPTTPKTDLPSSKADLKREGRPLQEGIDFGAVDIGELSSDVISNMEPFDVNEFDQYLPPHGHPGMAVGAQAYSAGFGLGAQAWMSKQQQQHAMANGGEQSQGQQRTQIKTEQLSPSHYSEQQQQGSPHYGSFNLQHYSSSYPAVSRAQYDYTEHQSPANSYYGQYPAFSYVSPSQRPMYTPIADTAGVPSVPQAHSPQHWEQPVYTQLSRP; encoded by the exons ATGAATCTCTTCGACTCCTACCTGAAAATGAGCGACGAGCAGGACAAGAGTCTCTCCGACGCGCCCAGCCCGAGCATGTCCGAGGATTCCGCCGGGTCTCCGTGTCCGTCCGGCTCGGGCTCGGACAGCGAGAACACCCGCCCGGAGCAGCACCTCCGAGACTTCAAGAAGAACGAGGAGGGAGACAAGTTCCCCGTCTGCATCAGAGACGCGGTGTCTCAGGTGCTCAAGGGCTACGACTGGACCCTGGTGCCCATGCCCGTCCGGGTCAACGGCTCCAGCAAGAGCAAGCCGCACGTCAAGAGACCCATGAACGCCTTCATGGTTTGGGCTCAAGCCGCGCGCAGGAAACTGGCGGATCAGTACCCGCACCTCCACAACGCGGAGCTCAGCAAGACACTCGGGAAACTCTGGAG GTTGCTAAACGAAGGAGAGAAGCGTCCGTTTGTGGAGGAGGCTGAGCGTCTGAGGGTCCAGCACAAGAAAGACCACCCCGACTACAAGTACCAGCCCCGACGGAGGAAATCCGTCAAGAACGGCCAGGCGGAGGGCGAGGACGGCGAGCAGACCCACATCTCCCCCAACGCCATCTTCAAAGCCCTGCAGCAGGCCGACTCTCCGGCGTCCAGCATGGGCGAAGTGCATTCTCCGGGAGACCACTCAG GTCAGTCCCAGGGGCCTCCAACGCCGCCCACCACCCCCAAAACGGACCTGCCGTCCAGCAAAGCGGATTTGAAGCGCGAAGGCCGTCCTCTGCAGGAGGGCATCGACTTTGGAGCGGTGGACATTGGGGAGCTGAGCAGCGACGTGATCTCCAACATGGAGCCGTTCGACGTCAACGAGTTCGACCAGTACTTGCCTCCTCACGGACACCCGGGGATGGCGGTCGGCGCCCAGGCGTACTCCGCCGGGTTTGGGCTTGGTGCACAGGCTTGGATGTccaagcagcagcagcagcacgcGATGGCCAACGGCGGAGAGCAGAGCCAAGGCCAGCAGCGGACGCAGATCAAGACGGAGCAGCTGAGTCCCAGTCACTACAGCGAGCAGCAGCAGCAGGGCTCTCCGCACTACGGCTCCTTCAACCTGCAGCACTACAGCTCCTCGTACCCCGCCGTCAGCCGAGCGCAGTATGACTACACTGAGCACCAGAGTCCGGCCAACTCCTACTACGGCCAGTACCCCGCCTTCAGCTACGTGAGCCCGAGCCAGAGGCCCATGTACACCCCTATCGCCGACACGGCGGGCGTCCCGTCGGTGCCGCAGGCGCACAGTCCGCAGCACTGGGAGCAGCCCGTCTACACCCAGCTCTCCAGGCCATGA